A genome region from Chryseobacterium sp. G0186 includes the following:
- a CDS encoding BT0820 family HAD-type phosphatase codes for MLNNKKIAVDFDGTVVDDAYPAIGKPKIFAFETLKRLQAEGYRLILWTYRHGKTLDEAVEFCKKNGVEFYAVNSSFEGEVFDAEKQSRKLDADWFIDDRNIGGFPGWGEIYNIIQERIEFRVEGKEVLAYSKLKKEKKKGLFW; via the coding sequence ATGTTAAATAATAAAAAGATTGCTGTTGACTTTGACGGAACTGTTGTGGATGATGCCTATCCAGCAATTGGAAAACCAAAGATTTTTGCTTTTGAAACTCTAAAAAGACTTCAGGCAGAAGGCTACAGACTTATCCTTTGGACATACAGACACGGAAAAACATTAGACGAAGCAGTAGAGTTCTGTAAAAAGAATGGAGTAGAATTTTATGCCGTAAACTCAAGTTTTGAGGGAGAGGTTTTTGATGCTGAAAAACAATCAAGAAAATTAGATGCAGACTGGTTCATTGATGACAGAAACATAGGTGGATTTCCAGGATGGGGTGAAATCTACAATATTATTCAGGAAAGAATAGAATTCCGCGTAGAAGGAAAAGAAGTTCTTGCCTATTCAAAACTAAAAAAAGAAAAGAAAAAAGGACTTTTCTGGTAG
- a CDS encoding acyl-ACP desaturase, whose product MYQKLVRKEVMGILEKEVGSFLDKFLTPIEKIWQPSDYLPDPSSDDFKHDLEEIQTYAREMPYDLFVTLIGDCITEEALPSYESWLMGVDGIDQEKNEVGWANWIRAWTGEENRHGDLLSKYLYLCGRVNMRELEVTTQYLINDGFDLGTSMDPYRNFVYTSFQETATNISHRRVGTLAKQSGNGKLAKMCGVIAADEARHAKAYKHFVAKILEIDPSEMILAFEDMMRKKIVMPAHMMRQSGQKAGELWGHFSDAAQRCMVYTGQDYINILSDLLDEWKIEHVKGLTEKAEKAQEYLMKLPGRLQKITDRISTPDLQFEFKWVKS is encoded by the coding sequence ATGTATCAAAAGCTTGTTAGGAAAGAAGTAATGGGAATATTGGAAAAGGAAGTAGGTTCTTTTCTTGATAAATTTTTAACGCCAATTGAAAAGATATGGCAGCCTTCTGATTACTTGCCAGATCCTTCAAGCGACGATTTTAAACATGACCTAGAAGAAATTCAGACCTATGCACGTGAAATGCCTTACGACCTTTTTGTAACGCTGATAGGAGACTGTATCACAGAAGAAGCACTGCCTTCCTATGAATCATGGTTGATGGGAGTAGACGGAATTGATCAGGAGAAAAATGAAGTCGGCTGGGCCAACTGGATCAGAGCATGGACGGGTGAAGAGAACAGACATGGAGATCTTTTGAGCAAATATCTTTATTTGTGTGGAAGAGTAAACATGAGAGAACTGGAAGTTACCACTCAATATCTGATTAATGATGGTTTCGATTTAGGGACAAGCATGGATCCTTACAGAAACTTCGTTTATACAAGTTTTCAGGAAACAGCAACCAATATCTCTCACAGAAGAGTAGGAACATTGGCAAAGCAGTCAGGAAACGGAAAACTGGCGAAAATGTGTGGAGTGATTGCCGCAGATGAAGCAAGACACGCAAAAGCGTACAAACATTTCGTTGCTAAAATTTTAGAAATAGATCCTTCAGAAATGATTCTTGCATTCGAAGATATGATGCGTAAAAAGATCGTAATGCCGGCTCACATGATGAGACAGTCTGGTCAGAAAGCAGGTGAGCTTTGGGGACATTTCTCAGATGCAGCACAAAGATGTATGGTATACACTGGTCAGGATTATATCAATATTTTATCTGACCTGTTGGATGAATGGAAGATTGAACATGTAAAAGGATTGACTGAAAAAGCTGAAAAAGCTCAGGAATATTTAATGAAACTTCCGGGAAGACTACAGAAAATCACAGACAGAATTTCTACTCCGGATCTTCAGTTCGAATTTAAATGGGTGAAAAGCTAA